From Hirundo rustica isolate bHirRus1 chromosome 1, bHirRus1.pri.v3, whole genome shotgun sequence, a single genomic window includes:
- the LOC120756260 gene encoding feather beta keratin-like: MACYNICRPCGPTPLANSCNEPCALQCQDSRVVIQPSPVQVTLPGPIMTSFPQNTAVGSTSSAAVGTELSVQGQPISGGFGFGYGLGYGRGFGYGLGGLGCYGRRGGYNC; the protein is encoded by the coding sequence ATGGCCTGCTACAACATCTGCCGTCCCTGCGGACCCACcccgctggccaacagctgcaacgagccctgtgccctgcagtgccaggattcCCGTGTTGTTATCCAGCCTTCCCCGGTGCAGgtgaccctgccaggacccatcatgacctccttcccccagaacaCCGCCGTCGGATCCACCTCctcggctgctgtgggcactgaactCAGTGTCCAGGGACAGCCCATCTCGGGTGGATTTGGCTTTGGCTACGGCCTTGGCTATGGCCGTGGATTTGGCTATGGCCTGGGAGGCCTGGGCTGCTACGGCAGGAGGGGCGGCTACAACTGCTGA
- the LOC120755659 gene encoding feather beta keratin-like encodes MACYDICRPCGPTPLANSCNEPCALQCQDSRVVIQPSPVQVTLPGPIMTSFPQNTAVGSTSSAAVGTELSVQGQPISGGFGGFGYGLGYGRGFGYGLGGLGCYGRRGGYIC; translated from the coding sequence ATGGCCTGCTACGACATCTGCCGTCCCTGCGGACCCACcccgctggccaacagctgcaacgagccctgtgccctgcagtgccaggattcCCGTGTTGTTATCCAGCCTTCCCCGGTGCAGgtgaccctgccaggacccatcatgacctccttcccccagaacaCCGCCGTCGGATCCACCTCctcggctgctgtgggcactgaactCAGTGTCCAGGGACAGCCCATCTCGGGTGGATTTGGCGGCTTTGGCTACGGCCTTGGCTATGGCCGTGGATTTGGCTATGGCCTGGGAGGCCTGGGCTGCTATGGCAGAAGGGGCGGCTACATCTGCTGA